CGGGTGGTCGTGGCCGGTGACTCGCTGCTGGCCCCGTCGGTCGCCCGTCGGCTGGTCGCCGACTTCACGCGGCGGGCGGTGGCGGACCCGGTGCCGGCCGCCGGTCCGTCGGAGGAGCTGGGGGCGCTCACGACGCGGGAGCGGGAGACGCTCGTCCTGCTGGGGCGGGGGCTGTCGAACGCGGAGATCGCGGCCGAGTTGGTGGTGAGCGAGCACACGGTGAAGACGCATGTGAGCAATGTGCTGTCGAAGCTGGGACTGCGGGACCGGATCCAGGCGGTCATCTGCGCGTACGAGACGGGGTTGATCGCCCGCGGTGGCTGAGGGCGGGGCGGAGTCTTCTCCCTCGCGCGGGGGAGGGCGCGGGGGTGCGAGACCGCTCGCGTCGGCGATTCGCGGGGGCGCGCCGATCTCCAGGATGGGTGGGACGCGTCCGATGCGTCACCTGTCGTCTGTCGATCACCTGGGGAAGTCTCACCATGCGCCGTAAGGGAATTGCCGTCCTCGCGACCGCGGTCGCCGCCATGAGCGTCACCGTCACGATCCCGCCCGCTCTCGCGTCCTCGTCCTCCCCGGCCCCGTCGGCCCCGTCGGCCCCGTCGGCCGCGGCGGTCGCCGAGCGGGTGCCGTCGAACGCCGAGGCGATGCGTCGGGCGATAGCCGGGCTGCCGTCGGCGGACGCCACTGCCGCCCAGGTCCGGCTGGGTGGCGCGGACGGCCGGTGGCTGGGCACGTCGGGGGAGGCCGACATCCGTACGCGCCGGGCGCCGAAGGGCGACGAGCGTTTCCGGGCAGGGAGTATCACCAAGACGTTCACGGCCGCGGTCGTGCTTCAGCTGGTGCACGAGGGCAAGGTGAGACTGGACGGAACCGTTCAGCACTACCTGCCCGGCCTGCTGCCCGCCCACTACCCGGAGATCCGGGTCAGCCAGTTGCTGAACTACACCAGCGGTCTGCCGAGCGCCGACTTCCCGGCCGACTTCGCCTGGCAGTACGCGCACCGCTTCACGACGTGGGACCACAAGGAGCTGGTCAGCAGGGCCGTCAGCAGGCCCATGGAGTTCGCGCCGGGCACGAAGCAGCACTACTCCAACATCGGTTACAACGTGCTGGGCCTCATCGTCGAGAAGGTGACCGGCCGGTCCTACGAGCGTGAGGTACGGGACCGGGTGATCATCCCGGCCGGCCTCAAGGACACGTACAGCGCCGGAAACGACCCCAGGATCCAGGGGCGGCACACGCGCGGGTACCAGGCGGTGAAGGCGAAGGACGGTTCGTCGCGGTTGGTCGACGTGTCCGAGTGGAACCAGTCCATCACCTGGGCCTCCGGTGATCTGATCACCACCACGGCGGACCTCGAGCGGTTCTCGTCGGCCCTCTTCCGGGGCCGCGTGGTGCCGAAGCCCGAGCTGAAGCTGATGTTCACCGTCCCCGACGTCCCCGCCTACAACCCCGGCGGGGACCCGGCCGAGGACAGGAAGGCCACGTACACCAGCGGTCTGACGCGCGTCGAGGTCGGCAGGACCGTCGTCTACGGCAAGACGGGCGGACGGTACGGGTATCTGAGCGGGTTCGGCGCCACCCCCGACCGCTCCCGCACGCTCGTCTACTCGGTCAATGCCACGGACGCGAAGAGCGAGACCCCGAGCCCCGTCGTCGGCAGGATCATCGAAGCGGGTTTCGGCCGGTAGGGCGGGTGTGTGCGGGCTGGCCGACGAGGGGGCGGTGGGGCCAGCGGGCACGGGCCTGTTCCTCGGAGCGCATCAGCGCGAGGGTGGGCAGGCCGTACCGCTCGCCGTCCGCGAGGAGGTCCGGCAGGGCCGGGAGGGGCGCGACGGCGGCCACGTCGTCCAGCACCAGCGTCAGTGGTGGGTCGAGCCGACCGGAAGATGACCGTTCGGCCATGCCCCGGCCGCGCTCGACCACGTTTGCGACGAGTGCGGTCAGTAGCGGCATCGCACCCGGGCGGGTGCGAGGATCCTCAATCGCCTCACCCACCACGTACAGCGTTCCCCCCTCGGCGATGAATGATTCCCACGCGAGCGAATCGGCTCGATTGGGGTTACAGGCGTCGCGCATGTGAATGGAGGACAGCGCCTCCAGGGCACGGGCCGTCAGTTCCTGGGCCATGTCGCGTCGTTCGGGGTGGCCGGTCAGCGCCGACTCCAGCTCGCCCGCCGTGCCGCCGACCGCTTTGGTGTTCGTACGCAGGATCCGCACGGGCTCGTGCGCCGAGGCGCCCTGGGCCCAGCGGTGCACCTGGCGGAAGGGGCGCCCGTCCACGGCGGCAGCGTGCAGCCAGCAGCGCAGCAGCGTTTCCGCGGTGTCGGCGGTGGCCGAGTCGAGCGCGCTCATGGGCCGTACGGGCGCGAGGAGCGCGGCGGCGCGGGCGGCGGCGGTGTCGCGGGCCTCGCAGCCCGTGGTGGGGTTCCAGCGCAGGCGGGCTGGGGTGTCGAGGAGATGGCCCGGGTCGAAGACATGGACGGGTCCGAGCTTGGCGCGGGAGTCCTTGGTGTCCGCCCACAGGCCGGGGTCGCTGGTGGTGACGAGCGCGGGCCCGGCGGCCTCCAGGAGGACGCGGGCCGCGCTGTCCCGCCGGTCGGCGCCGTAGTGGACGCGCTGAGGGGCGGGGGAGCGCGGGGTGGCTACCCCTGTTGTGGCGTGTTCCATGGCCACGGCCACGGCCGGGGTGGGGGGAGCCGCAGCGGGAGCCGAAACGGTGGAGGCGGCGGGAATTGCTGACGGGGCGGGCGCGGGACCCGGTGGGGCCGTATCCGTAGCCGTGCTCGTGGCCGTAGCCATGTCCGTAGCCGGGCGGTCCTGCTCCCTGCGCTGTGCCCGGACCGCGCGCCAGCGGGCGAGCGTGCCGAGGACGAAGACGGTGAGGACGATGAGGACCAGGAGCTGGCTGACCAGGATGCCCCAGAAGAGCCCGTAGCCCGGGAGGGTGTCCGGTGGGGTGTCGGGCCAGGCGGCGGGCAGGTCCTGTGGCCGGCTCAGCAGGTGCCGTAGAGCCAGAGGGGTCCGCAGGAACGTCACGCCTTCCGGCCAGGCGCCGTGGGTGAAGAGGGCCGCGAGACCCGTCGCCGACCACACCAGCCCGGCCAGCCCCAGCAGAAACGCGAGGACACCGACCAGCAGGCCATCCGGAATTCCGCCTTCGGGAAGCCTGCCGTCCGGTCGTCCGCCGCGCATGGGTCTCGCCCCGCCTGTCACGTCAGGCCACCGTCGGCTCGGAGGAACCGTAGGCCTCGTCGGCGAGGTGCGCCTCCATCGCCGCGGCGGCCCGCTTCGCGGCCGCCGCCTCCGCCGCCAGCTCGCGGGCCACGTCCCCGTCCTCGGTCATGGCGCGGTCGGTGTAGACCAGCGGCCGCTCGGCCTCCGTGATGAGGTGCTTGACGACTTGGACGTTGCCGTTGACGTCCCAGACGGCGATGCCGGGGGTGAGGGTCGGGATGATCTCGACAGCCCACCGGGGCAGGCCGAGGACCAGCCCCGTGGCCCGCGCCTCGTCGGACTTCTGCGCGTAGATCGTCCGGGTGGAGGCCATCTTGAGGATCGCGGCGGCCTCCCGGGCCGCCGCGCCGTCGACCACGTCGGACAGGTGATGGACCACCGCCACGAACGACAGGCCGAGCCGGCGCCCGAACTTCAGCAGCCGCTGGAACAGCTGGGCCACGAACGGCGAATTGATGATGTGCCAGGCCTCTTCCACCAGGAAGATCCGCTTCTTGCGGTCCGGGCGGATCCAGGTGTGTTCGAGCCAGACCCCGACGATGGCCATCAGGATGGGCATCGCGATGGAGTTGCGGTCGATGTGGGAGAGGTCGAAGACGATCAAGGGGGAGTCGAGGTCGATCCCGGCCGACGTCGGCCCGTCGAACATGCCCCGCAGGTCACCGTCGACCAATCGGTCCAGCACCAGCGCGACGTCCAGGCCCCAGGCCCGTACATCGTCTATGTCGACGTTCATCGACTCCGCGGACTCGGCCTCCGGGTGGCGCAGCTGCTCGACGATGTCGGTCAGCACCGGCTGCCGGTCGAGAATCGTCTCGTTGACGTACGCGTGCGCGACCTTGAGCGCGAAGCCCGCCCGCTCGTCCAGGCCGCGCCCCATCGCGACCTCGATGATCGTGCGCAGCAGGGCGAGCTGCCCGGTCGTCGTGATCGACGGGTCGAGCGGGTTGAGCCGGATGCCGCCGTTCATGGCGGCGGTCGGGTCGAGCCGGATGGGGGTTATCCCCAGCTGCTGCGCGATGAGGTTCCACTCGCCGACCCCGTCCTCGCCCTGGGCGTCCAGGACGACGACCTGGCGGTCGCGGAAGCGCAGCTGGCGCAGGACGTAGGTCTTCTCCAGCGCCGACTTGCCGTTGCCCGACTCGCCGAGGACGAGCCAGTGCGGGGCCGGCAGCTGCTGCCCGTAGAGCTGGAACGGGTCGTAGATGTAGCCCTTGCCGGAGTACACCTCGCGTCCGATGATCACGCCCGAGTCGCCGAGGCCGGGCGCGGCGGTGGGGAGGTAGACGGCCTGCGCCTGGCCGGTGGAGGTCCGTACGGGCAGCCGGGTGGTCTCCACCTTCCCGAAGACGAAGCTGGTGAAGGCATCGGTCACTGCGGCGAGCGGGTCGAGCACGGCACTGCCCCTATCGTCGAATGCCGGTCGCGAACGGCAGTGTGTTGACGAAGGCCCGGTGGTGCTCGCGGTCGCACCACTCCAGTTTCAGGTAGCTCTTGCCGGCCGAGGCTCTTATGGTCCGCTTGTCGCGCGCCAGCGCCTTTGGGGAGCGCGAGGACACGGTGATGTACCCGACGAGGTTCACCCCGGCCGCGCCACTGGCCAGGTCCTCGCCGCGCTGGTCGACGCGGGAGTGGTGGGCGACGTCGCGCGGGTCGACGACCCGGTTCATCTTGGCGGCGCGGGAGGCGTCCGCGTCGTCGTTGGTCTTCTCGGTCAGCATGCGCTCGATGGCCACGTCGGTGGGCTCGAGGTCCATGCAGACAGCGACCGTGCGGATCACGTCGGGGGTGTGGACGAGCAGCGGGGCGAGGAAGTTGACGCCGACGGGCGTCATCGGCCATTCCTTCACCCACGCGGTGGAGTGGCACCAGGGCTCGCGGGTGCTGGACTCGCGGGTCTTGGCCTGGAGGTACGTCGGCTCCATCGCGTCCAGCTCGGCCGGCCAGGCGTTCCGCTTCGTCATCGCCTGGAGGTGGTCGATCGGGTGGTCCGGGTCGTACATGGAGTGCACGAGCGAGGCCAGCCGGCCCTGCCCGAGCGGCTGCCGGACCCGGATGTCGGCCTCGGCGAGCCGCGCGCAGATGTCGGTCAGCTCACGCGCCATGACGACGGCCAGCCCGGCGTCCCGGTCCAGCCTCCGCTTGCCGGCCTCGTGACGCGAGGCGCGGGCGATGGCCTGCGCCTCGGCGGCCAGCTCGCGGGTGTAGTGCATACAGGCGACGAGATATGCCCGGTGCTGCTCGGACGAGGTCGAGACCATCGACTGGAGCTGCTCGTAGGACTCCTTGAGCCACGCGGGCGCCTTCTCGTCACCGCGCCGCTCGACGTCCTTGGCGTGCGCGTCGGGGTCGGCGGGGAGCGTACGGGCCAGCATCTGGATGCGGGTGACGTACCCGTCGCCGTTGGCGACGTGCTTGAGCAGCGTCCCGAACCGGTCGACCAGCGCCTCCTGGTCCTCCGAGTCGCGCAGACCGACGCCCGGTCCCTCGATCTCGATCGCGGCGGTGACGGTACGACGGTCGGCGTGCAGCAGGACGGCGATCTCGTCGGGCCCGAAGGGCGCGGCCAGCCAGTTGATCCGCCCGATGCCCGGCGGCGGCCCGACCTCGACCTCCCGCCCGTCCAGGCGGGTGCCGGCCTCGACGACGGAGGAGCGGTAGGTGGTGCCGCGCCGGAGCGTCCTTTTATACGAGCGATTGATTTCAAACCACTTGTAGAACGTGCGGTGCTTGTACGGCACGTACACGGCGGCCAGCGCGAGCACGGGGAACCCGGCGAGGGTGAGGATCCGCAGCGGCAGGTTCGGCACCAGGAGCCCGCACATCATGCCGAGGAACGCGCCCGCGATGATCAGCGCGATCTCGCCGGTCTCCCGGTTCTTGCCGACGACCGCGTTGGGACGCGCACGGCCGATCAGATACGTACGGCGGGCCGCGACCGGCTGGGACTGGGCCTGGATCGTCAACTCCGCTCACCTCCTCGGGTATTGCTGCGGTTCTGTGCGCGGGACGCCGAGGAGCCGGGGGAGCCGCCCGGGCCGGAGTGCCCGGAGAAGCCTCCGCCGCCCGTGCCGCCGCCGTTGCGGTCGGCGGGCCGGGAACTGTGGGCGGCGACCCCGCCCGACACGGCACTGGCGGGCCGGGCCTGCTGCCCGCCACCGCCATCGGAACCGCGGGCGCTGTGCGTGTTGATGCCCTGCTTGACGAGCGCGGCGGGCGAGGAGATCACGGCGGCGGCCTGGCGGGACGCCGCGTCCTTGCTGGCACTGCGGGTGCTGACGATCTCGTCGCCGAAGCCGGGAACGAACCGGTAGATCATCGCACTGGCGAAAATGGCAAGAATGATGATGGCGAGGCCGGACACGACCGCCGAGAACGCGTTCGGCCCCTTGTCGGCCGACAGCGCTCCGGCGAGCCCGAGGACGACCACGATGATCGGTTTGATCAGGATCACCGCGATCATGATCCCCGCCCAGCGCCGGACGTGCCCCCACATGTTCTTGTCGACCAGCCCCGCGTAGACGGCGGTGCCGAGCAGGGCCCCCACGTAGAGCAGAGCGGCCCGGATCACCAGCTCCAGCCACAGCACGCCTGCGGCGAGCACGGAAACGAGCGACACGACGATCAGCATGATCGGCCCGCCGCCGATGCCGTCACCCTTCTTGAGGGCGTCCGCGAATCCGCCGAAGAAGGCATCGTTGTTCGAATTCGTACCGGAGGCGATGGCTTCGGTGACGGCGTCGGTGGCCGAGACGACCGTATAGAGGATCAACGGCGTGAACGCGGACGCCAGCACGGTCAGCCAGAGGAACCCCACGGCCTCGGTGAACGCCTCCGTGAACGGCACCCCCCGCACGGCCCGCTTGGCGACGGCCAGCAGCCACAGGACGAGGGTGAGGACGGTCGAGGCGGCGAAGACGACGGCGTACTGGTGGAGGAAAGTGGAATTGGTGAAGTCGACGGTGCCGGTGGCTTTGACGGCTTCGGAGAGCTTGCCGACGATCCAGGCGGCGGCGTCGGCACAACCTTTGGAGAGGGAAGCCAGGGGGTCCAGGGCGGTTTGGGGGTCGTTGGGGGACGGTGCGGAGGCGCCCTTGTCGTCCTTGCCCTTGCAGTAGTCCTTGGCCAGCCCGACGATGAGATCGCAGGGGTCGTTGCCCTTGCTGGCACTCGGCGACGGCGACGGCGTCGGCGTCGGCGTCGGTGTGGCGCCCGACGCCGAGGGGTTGGGTGTGGGGGTAGGGGTAGGGGCCGCGGTGGCACGCGTGGCCAGCGAGAGGACGGCCACGTGGGCGTATGCGACGACCGCGGCTACGGACAGGGCGCGGTGACGGCGGTTACCTGGCATATGTGAACCCTCCGTACCCGCTGATCGCATTCGCGATCTCGTCGGCTCCTGATGCGCGGACGTCGCTGCTGACAGGTGCTGGGCCCTGCTTCTGGCTGGATGAGGAGACCTTCCAGTCGTTGTCCACCCAGCGGAGTTTCTCGGTGATGGTGAACCAGGTCTGGGCGACCGGCTTGGTGGAGCCTTCCCCGGCGAGGCCGACGAGGCCCGTGCACCAGACTTCGACGGTGGCCTCGTCGCCGCCGTACGAGGTGCTCTTCGTTCCGACGGGAACGGTGCGTGAGACAAAGGTCTGCCCCTTGGGGGCGGTGCCGTCCGGGTTGAGTCCCAGGTTCTTCAGGAAGCCTGCGGAGTAGGCCTTGTCCAGGTCCTCTTTGAGCGCGGGCGCGGCGTCCGCCGTGTGGGTGGCATCCACGATCTCCCGACGGGTATCCGCCTTGAACATCCCGTCACCACCCAGCGCCACCGCGAAATTCGCCGCGGCCGACTGCGCCCCCTGCTCCGAATGTGCGAACCCCGAAGCGATACCGCCGGTCTTCCCGGTCACGGGCCTCGTTCCGGACGCCGCCGTAGCCCCGCTGCTCGCCGCCTTGTCGGTGTTCGTGTCGGCGCCGTCGGACGACGAGTCGTCACCGCCCCTGTTGGCGAAGGCGATCGCGGCGAGGAGGAGGACCACGACCCCGACGACCGTCATCAGGTTCCGGCTGGACATCCCCGGTCTGCCGCCGCCCGGGCGGCCGCCGCGGCGGGGCTGGCCGTAGGGGCCGTACGCGTCGCCCTCGCCCTCCGGCAGCCGGGTGCGGGTCAGGTGGCGGTCGTCGTAGCCGCCGGGGTCACCGGCCGCGCGGCCCGAGTCGTGCCCGCCGCCGTAGCCGTCGTCGCCGAGGCTCATCGCGCGTCCGTCCCCTCATCCGTTTCATGCGTCGTCGCTGGCTTGCCGCCCGTATATGACGGTAGCGGTGTGAACGGTTTCAGGGGGGAGGACAAGGGGGTGTGAGGGGGCATCAGGTGGCAGCCTCGGTGCGGGGGGACTCGGGGACGAGAGGGTCTGCGCGGTTCGATGCGCGGTGGAACGGGTGACGGGTGGGGGCGGCTGGGGGGCGCGTGGGCGTCGGGCGTGACCGAACGGCTCAGACGGCCATGCCGTAGACGATCGTGAAGAGAGTGCCCAGCGAGCCGATGATGAACACGCCGGTGAGGCCGGCGACGATCAATCCCTTGCCCTGCTCCGCGCTGAAGGTGTCCCGCAGGGC
The window above is part of the Streptomyces syringium genome. Proteins encoded here:
- a CDS encoding serine hydrolase domain-containing protein, with the protein product MRRKGIAVLATAVAAMSVTVTIPPALASSSSPAPSAPSAPSAAAVAERVPSNAEAMRRAIAGLPSADATAAQVRLGGADGRWLGTSGEADIRTRRAPKGDERFRAGSITKTFTAAVVLQLVHEGKVRLDGTVQHYLPGLLPAHYPEIRVSQLLNYTSGLPSADFPADFAWQYAHRFTTWDHKELVSRAVSRPMEFAPGTKQHYSNIGYNVLGLIVEKVTGRSYEREVRDRVIIPAGLKDTYSAGNDPRIQGRHTRGYQAVKAKDGSSRLVDVSEWNQSITWASGDLITTTADLERFSSALFRGRVVPKPELKLMFTVPDVPAYNPGGDPAEDRKATYTSGLTRVEVGRTVVYGKTGGRYGYLSGFGATPDRSRTLVYSVNATDAKSETPSPVVGRIIEAGFGR
- a CDS encoding type VI secretion protein; protein product: MRGGRPDGRLPEGGIPDGLLVGVLAFLLGLAGLVWSATGLAALFTHGAWPEGVTFLRTPLALRHLLSRPQDLPAAWPDTPPDTLPGYGLFWGILVSQLLVLIVLTVFVLGTLARWRAVRAQRREQDRPATDMATATSTATDTAPPGPAPAPSAIPAASTVSAPAAAPPTPAVAVAMEHATTGVATPRSPAPQRVHYGADRRDSAARVLLEAAGPALVTTSDPGLWADTKDSRAKLGPVHVFDPGHLLDTPARLRWNPTTGCEARDTAAARAAALLAPVRPMSALDSATADTAETLLRCWLHAAAVDGRPFRQVHRWAQGASAHEPVRILRTNTKAVGGTAGELESALTGHPERRDMAQELTARALEALSSIHMRDACNPNRADSLAWESFIAEGGTLYVVGEAIEDPRTRPGAMPLLTALVANVVERGRGMAERSSSGRLDPPLTLVLDDVAAVAPLPALPDLLADGERYGLPTLALMRSEEQARARWPHRPLVGQPAHTRPTGRNPLR
- a CDS encoding ATP-binding protein, translating into MLDPLAAVTDAFTSFVFGKVETTRLPVRTSTGQAQAVYLPTAAPGLGDSGVIIGREVYSGKGYIYDPFQLYGQQLPAPHWLVLGESGNGKSALEKTYVLRQLRFRDRQVVVLDAQGEDGVGEWNLIAQQLGITPIRLDPTAAMNGGIRLNPLDPSITTTGQLALLRTIIEVAMGRGLDERAGFALKVAHAYVNETILDRQPVLTDIVEQLRHPEAESAESMNVDIDDVRAWGLDVALVLDRLVDGDLRGMFDGPTSAGIDLDSPLIVFDLSHIDRNSIAMPILMAIVGVWLEHTWIRPDRKKRIFLVEEAWHIINSPFVAQLFQRLLKFGRRLGLSFVAVVHHLSDVVDGAAAREAAAILKMASTRTIYAQKSDEARATGLVLGLPRWAVEIIPTLTPGIAVWDVNGNVQVVKHLITEAERPLVYTDRAMTEDGDVARELAAEAAAAKRAAAAMEAHLADEAYGSSEPTVA
- a CDS encoding SCO6880 family protein, with amino-acid sequence MQAQSQPVAARRTYLIGRARPNAVVGKNRETGEIALIIAGAFLGMMCGLLVPNLPLRILTLAGFPVLALAAVYVPYKHRTFYKWFEINRSYKRTLRRGTTYRSSVVEAGTRLDGREVEVGPPPGIGRINWLAAPFGPDEIAVLLHADRRTVTAAIEIEGPGVGLRDSEDQEALVDRFGTLLKHVANGDGYVTRIQMLARTLPADPDAHAKDVERRGDEKAPAWLKESYEQLQSMVSTSSEQHRAYLVACMHYTRELAAEAQAIARASRHEAGKRRLDRDAGLAVVMARELTDICARLAEADIRVRQPLGQGRLASLVHSMYDPDHPIDHLQAMTKRNAWPAELDAMEPTYLQAKTRESSTREPWCHSTAWVKEWPMTPVGVNFLAPLLVHTPDVIRTVAVCMDLEPTDVAIERMLTEKTNDDADASRAAKMNRVVDPRDVAHHSRVDQRGEDLASGAAGVNLVGYITVSSRSPKALARDKRTIRASAGKSYLKLEWCDREHHRAFVNTLPFATGIRR